Genomic segment of Magnetovibrio sp. PR-2:
CATCAGCATTTTGGTTTCTGGACGATTATCACTTAAAAGAAAAGACCTAAGTGTTTCCTATAAAGCCATGCGCGTTGACGGAGCAATTGTCGTAGCCGCTACGGATCCAGAAATCATTCATTTGAAGCGTGATGAGCGCAATACGGACCGTGCGACCTTATCATTGAATCAAGCCCTAACGGCTGCCGCCAAGAGCCTGGCGGATGACGCTCACGACATGCAGGAATTGCGTTTAGATGGCATTCGGTTTGAAACCTCAGGGTTACAGCCTGATTTTGGACGCTTTGCTCTGGACAAACTTTCATCAGAACTTCAAAGGGCGTTTGCCAATGTGGTCTCGGAACGTGCTTTAAAAGTACAAAAGGCACGCATCAATTTTAAAGAAATCTCTGGCTCACGCGGCATATCCGTTGATGCCAAAGAACTGCTCACTATCTCCTCTTCAAATGGTGGCGTGTATCTGCTATCCGGCACCTACTGGGATTTGGGGGATGATCTCGAGTTGCGCGTTTCGCTGAGGGGTAATAGTGGACGCATGTATTCTTGGTCTGGGCGTATTCGCATGGATAGCGTTTCAGCTTTGCGCATTCACCCGCAGAGCACATTCGGCGATCTCCGTGAAAACGACAACCTTGGCCCCATCGGCTTTACGTTGACGACCAATAAAGGCGACGACCCAAGTTACAAAATTGGGGAAAAAATGGACTTGGCGATTCGCCTGAGCCGAGATGCATGGGTCTATTGCTTCTACCAACAGGCTGACGGCAACACGATCCAAATCTTTCCCAATCCACACTTTCTCAACATTTATTCAGAACCGAAACTTGAAGGCCGACATGTGCACATCATCCCCGGTGAAACCACCTTCCCATTTGATTTGAAGTTCCAACCACCTCTAGGCGAAGAACTCCTAAAGTGTTTTGCCGTGTCGAAAAATGTAACAAGCCAGTTGCCCAAAGCGTTACGCGGAATGTCACTGTCGCCATTGCCCCAATCTTTGGCGAGAAAGCTCGCGCATACTTTTCGCGCACTGCCCAATGCATCCGTATCTGAGGCCAGTGTGGTGATTACGGTGGTCGAGTGAACCTGACTGTGGTTATGAGGAAGACACCTGTCAGAACTGATAGGTTGACGGCCTTACCCTGTCTTGGCACCATACAGAGAACTGTTTTGAAGGGATTTTTTTCTATGCGAGCTCTTCATATTGTTCCAGTGAGGCTGCTGTGCATTTTTACAGCATGCGCCGTGCTGTTTGGCATGGCCTTATAATTTTTATCGGTTCATGCGGAAAATAGACTTCCCTCCTCCATACCCCCAGAAATTATGATAGACGGAAGAGTGAACCTACACGTATGAACGTTTTCGTCGATATCGTGTAGGTCTGGAGGGCCATATGCCAAGACAAAACGACACTGATCCCAGCATGGAGGACATCCTCTCTTCTATCCGCCGCATATTGATGAAGGATGAGTTGGAGCAGGCAACCCCTACTGCACGTATCAAACGCTTCTGGTCACGATTGTTCCCAGGATGCGCCTTTCGCAAGCAGGCATTGTCGGAACTGCGGGGTATCCGCCAATCTCTCGACCGCGCTGCTGGCGCTGATGATGAAATCGCCGCAGAATGGGAACGTTTGACAGTTCCTGACACTCCATCGCCTTATCCACCAACGGCAATAAAGCAGGAGCTTCAACGCTTCTCCGACCTCATTCATCAAGCTCATGAAAATGACATGCTGGAGTTGATCGAGCGGTTGTCACGTGAACGCACAGACGATTATGCACAACAATTATGGCTCTTATTCGACCGTATTCCGGGTGTTGCGATGAAGAAGGCTTTGCAGGCTTGTGGCAAAGCTCTGCCAGAGCTTTTGGTGGAAATGGCAAAACTTGAATTGGTTAAGGTCGAAATTGTTGCTGAACTTAATGGGCAATTGGATAAGTTGATTCAAGAACGCTACTGGCTGGATAATCAACCGCAATTTCTCAGCCGCGTACTGCACTTTATCCCCGCATGGGAAGAACGCCGAGCCTGTCTAGAAAAATTGCGTCATCGCCAAACGGGTTTACCAAATATCACCCGTGCCATTGAATCCCTGGGCTTCAACTTTGCTGACCTGCAATGGCTACCTAAACACCTAGCAGCGCCCATCTTGTCTGGATTAAGTGATGATACGTGGTCGTTGGCCTTAGAGGGGGGTGTGAATGAAAACATACTCACATCTGTTTGGCTCGTCCTACCGCAAGAGCGCCGCGAGAACATCGAACAAAAAATTGAGCAAATGGGTGCCGTTCGTGAAGAGGATGCTCATGCCGCACGCATACGCGTAGTCGAACATGTGCGCCAATGGATCATAAACGGCGATTTGGTATGGCCGGGACGTCTTTATACGTCGTCATGGGCGTTCGATGCGCAAACTGTTGCCACAGTTTATGGCTTTGGCTCCGGACGTCTG
This window contains:
- a CDS encoding DUF4384 domain-containing protein, with the protein product MRENETSVLTWKKTHLILCALALTVFSFSATAKASIDIERKQAIERIATEILKGIEASQSVVSGSDIFDAASTYYSRIMAQVQKKKPRIAVWPFKKDEIPISKDLADELNAAVLAKLIQKSRGRYEFVARESLRNIISDMEATGALNRSGANPVAALMESAQDISILVSGRLSLKRKDLSVSYKAMRVDGAIVVAATDPEIIHLKRDERNTDRATLSLNQALTAAAKSLADDAHDMQELRLDGIRFETSGLQPDFGRFALDKLSSELQRAFANVVSERALKVQKARINFKEISGSRGISVDAKELLTISSSNGGVYLLSGTYWDLGDDLELRVSLRGNSGRMYSWSGRIRMDSVSALRIHPQSTFGDLRENDNLGPIGFTLTTNKGDDPSYKIGEKMDLAIRLSRDAWVYCFYQQADGNTIQIFPNPHFLNIYSEPKLEGRHVHIIPGETTFPFDLKFQPPLGEELLKCFAVSKNVTSQLPKALRGMSLSPLPQSLARKLAHTFRALPNASVSEASVVITVVE
- a CDS encoding FliG C-terminal domain-containing protein: MPRQNDTDPSMEDILSSIRRILMKDELEQATPTARIKRFWSRLFPGCAFRKQALSELRGIRQSLDRAAGADDEIAAEWERLTVPDTPSPYPPTAIKQELQRFSDLIHQAHENDMLELIERLSRERTDDYAQQLWLLFDRIPGVAMKKALQACGKALPELLVEMAKLELVKVEIVAELNGQLDKLIQERYWLDNQPQFLSRVLHFIPAWEERRACLEKLRHRQTGLPNITRAIESLGFNFADLQWLPKHLAAPILSGLSDDTWSLALEGGVNENILTSVWLVLPQERRENIEQKIEQMGAVREEDAHAARIRVVEHVRQWIINGDLVWPGRLYTSSWAFDAQTVATVYGFGSGRLFRHIALGGVFSNDKTLSQENAQDVMGLTIEHNLDIATFAAKTSEDNYADWKVKHCQAWGVSMMFDTDKAVIDACLENEMLALQVLPSDGRDIPSVKSFPKEAVAPLTQRVLNQDEIDSLLGFDETLGDGLAVGFAWSNSLPSDIRPFREMANAFGAAIVATCDRDLTTGSVASALGLDDRAVRVACAISPHDLPAFAADVFRSWCCCVAVVESLDTLVTCHQTGTPAVPVVMERIVS